From the genome of Aspergillus chevalieri M1 DNA, chromosome 8, nearly complete sequence, one region includes:
- a CDS encoding uncharacterized protein (COG:S;~EggNog:ENOG410PK4I;~InterPro:IPR039896,IPR012916), with product MNNEQFRRLIQDNNNPSSSPSSSSNQDGSTGNATPATALGSRMRSSIPMTPRSLTTPNFARQLADYRRENNTHQPPTKRFKSSAAPKGTKLPTGYQDRASLRQSQDDSAENIEKRIRALEEMVKEGKIDEATFEKLRAELGVGGDVGSTHMVKGLDWELLRRVRAGEDVSKGPEKAVEDEKEGEREEGDGAEEEEVDLEAEFERVTEEKGREDIAPVAPKEKEKKKGTMAPPPVPAQAQAQAQKKSRDEILRQLKASRAAPVAEPAPPPPESTLGSKFKKLGESRPEKKRWVETDENGRRREVLLITDAKGNTKRKTRWLDKPGESNGLLVPDKDAKPLGMEVPAEVASKTAAASTPVEDEDEDIFEGVGADYNPLADIGEDGSSSESDEEVQGAIKGPKKPTSAEGSAPPSTEPIRPSRPRNYFSTSTHDEPMEEEEDRARANPLTRDPTLLAALKRAAALRQASPTAGGDEEKDDSRSQRFLEEMRRREAQDAMDMDMGFGGSRIEDEEDEEFIGLEEGGRGGQKRKRGPKKRKGDKESASDVLGVLESRK from the exons ATGAACAACGAACAATTCCGTCGCCTCATCCaagacaacaacaaccccagCTCAAGCCCCAGCTCAAGCAGTAATCAAGATGGAAGCACCGGTAACGCGACGCCCGCGACAGCCCTGGGCTCGCGAATGCGCTCGAGTATTCCCATGACACC TCGCTCCCTAACAACCCCCAACTTCGCCCGCCAACTAGCCGACTACCGCCGCGAAAACAACACCCATCAACCACCGACGAAACGCTTCAAATCTAGCGCCGCACCAAAGGGCACGAAACTACCCACTGGCTACCAAGATCGCGCATCACTACGGCAATCACAGGATGATAGCGCGGAGAACATTGAGAAGCGGATTAGGGCGCTGGAGGAGATGGtgaaggaggggaagatTGATGAGGCGACGTTTGAGAAGTTACGAGCGGAGTTGGGCGTGGGCGGGGATGTGGGGAGTACGCACATGGTTAAGGGGTTGGATTGGGAGTTGTTGAGGAGGGTTCGGGCGGGGGAGGATGTTAGTAAGGGGCCTGAGAAGGCTGTTGAAGATGAGAAGGAGGGAGAACGGGAGGAAGGGGACGgagcagaggaagaggaagtagACTTGGAGGCGGAGTTTGAGCGGGTAACGGAGGAGAAGGGACGGGAGGATATTGCCCCTGTTGCTccgaaggagaaggagaagaagaaagggacGATGGCTCCGCCGCCGGTCCCTGCGCAGGCACAGGCGCAGGCGCAGAAGAAATCCCGGGATGAGATTTTACGACAACTGAAAGCAAGTCGCGCAGCTCCTGTCGCAGAACCTGCCCCACCGCCGCCGGAGTCGACGCTGGGATCCAAGTTCAAGAAACTGGGCGAGTCGAGACCAGAGAAGAAGCGGTGGGTGGAGACTGACGAGAACGGTCGGCGGAGAGAGGTCCTTCTTATTACCGATGCTAAAGGGAATACGAAACGGAAGACAAGATGGCTGGACAAGCCCGGTGAGTCTAACGGTCTTTTGGTGCCTGATAAAGATGCGAAACCGCTGGGCATGGAGGTACCTGCAGAGGTCGCATCGAAGACGGCGGCCGCCAGTACTCCCgtagaagacgaagacgaagatatCTTCGAGGGAGTGGGCGCAGACTACAATCCGTTGGCAGATATCGGCGAAGACGGTTCCTCGTCAGAGTCAGACGAGGAGGTCCAGGGTGCCATAAAAGGCCCCAAAAAACCTACATCTGCAGAAGGGTCTGCACCACCGTCTACAGAACCTATTCGGCCATCACGACCACGGAACTACTTCTCGACGTCCACGCACGACGAGCCcatggaagaagaagaagaccgTGCCCGAGCCAACCCACTCACCCGGGACCCCACTTTACTGGCAGCGCTCAAACGAGCAGCCGCGCTACGCCAAGCGTCGCCAACCGCAGGTGGAGACGAAGAAAAAGACGACAGCCGTAGTCAGCGATTCTTGGAGGAGATGCGGCGTCGCGAGGCGCAGGATGCCATGGATATGGACATGGGTTTCGGAGGCAGTCGGatcgaggatgagg
- a CDS encoding putative ubiquitin-protein ligase E3 component (UBR1) (COG:O;~EggNog:ENOG410PFEZ;~InterPro:IPR036390,IPR003126,IPR044046,IPR039164;~PFAM:PF02207,PF18995;~go_function: GO:0008270 - zinc ion binding [Evidence IEA];~go_function: GO:0061630 - ubiquitin protein ligase activity [Evidence IEA];~go_process: GO:0071596 - ubiquitin-dependent protein catabolic process via the N-end rule pathway [Evidence IEA]) — protein MLTECERILGQGLLHLPSKHNYRYTPKAEKDLLELLFRSLTGHNEERLRILFPDGLQAVSWKLAEAQGAEEGAEYTEAARGKRCGHIFRAGEATYRCVTCAADDTCVLCSRCFDASDHTGHQYQISLSSGNCGCCDCGDNEAWRLPLFCAIHTDSGEAKGKERAQSQLPQDWVDNIKLTISRVLDYFCDVISCSPEQLRLPKTEDGIRQDEEASRLRPGWYGEGDQREEEPEFALALWNDEKHTIQDVAQQVNRACRERNAIGEERAHETNDIGRSVIRYSKNLSALLTTSNIIEQIKVTATVRSARDIFREQMCGTIVEWLADVAGCSVQQDNEILRHTICEELMNTWQRGSTAYNAGIGMKGIDDHQKIENGPYRTVMVHISPNGPLIVAPPDDDDEDDDEDAGLPNEAGNEEEDDDEDEGVLNEYVEAHDADDEDEEMEMEMNRLHDDIADDDEDMVMGNADDAMEIAETLLAEYAQARAGTIERREQEEGQEEETEQPAHEEQPDEQDVNTTENQPDSQFYIPPIPKTPSRASRAPPAKTPGYWQVKAYMPVKGEHIPPHEDLYQRTRLDWMVLFDLRLWKKTRTDLRDLYIGTVVNVPEFKRVMGLRLSALYTALAQLYLIADREPDHSIVNLSLQLLTTPSITEEIVLRGNFLTKVMAILYTFLTTRQVGEPYEVNPNAILAFDSGSVSNRRLYHFFLDLRHLLQSEYVQKRVRTEEQYLSQFLDLVKLSQGICPNLRAVGEHVEYETDSWITASILMREINRLCCQFCEAFREPGLDSGRNLLRAVWVATISAVVHSVGIERSRFKQAEIKDYIRFKSLPCFDFEANESGQMPRHRVVDFVVEKGSISFHHALHYTLSWLIECGRNISNTLVREILLDAAQTANAKYIHDSELSSEDLLLAMFDYPLRVCAWLAQMKAGMWVRNGLSLRHQMSQYRGVSSRDFAYYRDIFLLQTAMVTCDPSRVLASIAERFHVADWMTRDYTPRQEWEESQIVDVAEEFVHLLVIMLTDRSSLTASDDSDAVMEENIIRDIAHVLCFKPLSFSDLSTRLSDKLLDSDMFQDVLEEVANFRPPEGLNDTGTFELKPEYIDMIDPYSAHYTKNQRDEAENVYREWVAKETGKKASDVVFEPKLRPINTGAFSDLAGFTRTPLFAQIVHQTLDYVMTAKDRTPTIPPTRVETFLQVVLHLVLSATLEDHTTEGDVPRASFVSHALSKARMTQAGHLTIVGLLEKISDISDFSACQPKIRHILKKFWQKRPRAYESATASLRFPFDRVDTDSPAGEVDNSEKELKKKQALERQAKVMAQFQQQQQNFMNTQGGIDWGVDEDLSDLESEAGAAPEEAKVWKYPSGTCILCQEETNDSRVYGTFALVQDSSILRQTDVRDPDWIREVLKTPSSLDMSADHLRPFGVAGENHTTVRRLDSSGGEVISEKIGLSKGFNADNMVRGPVTTGCGHIMHYSCFEVYYTATQRRHTQQIARNHPERLTCQEFVCPLCKALGNAFLPITWKGKEESYPGALNVSTSFGEFINSEVKSALTQPRNHALLTGDDNSQLQSYQDLFAEYLSKTLVPPVAAKVEQLMSSSLPSTAHYVPPARMPMPGLFPTTEDITASSPLPQVASPGDSPMSELLQIYRRLKKTIQLNEIQSSFNYPTDIMTGDALVHTDSLIRSFGFSIASVEISQRGVESEFGATLLDKIPQLTLTHLRVLAETALSYAAVGSLHNNGGSISRSAVEFRDMHRQKICQLFVGHPCLAETSLPDCASEIEPLLSKDIFVFLAECSLSLLPVLQINVRHLVQMCYVAEIVKVAATYILEPRGLKQELAQNGDAHYLMNVELSDEAFSSTKQFFDSIVAALRANSADFGYVKEGEGSATSGVVIALRRLISSYALTFLRKTVILLHVQHGVEFPNAGLDESTELDRLTRALHLPSLDELFASVNPTQRNDPFGAVISGWLNHFDAFDRAGDSKLPSLSHPAIFELIGLPEYFDSLIEEANRRRCPSSKKELTDPSICLFCGDIFCSQAVCCMKDKLGGCNQHLQKCGKNIGLFINIRKCTVLYLHNHNGSWHFAPYLDRHGEVDPGLRRNRQLILNQKRYDRLLRDVWLSHGVPATISRKLEADINNGGWETI, from the exons AGGCGAAGGGGAAAGAGCGTGCTCAGAGTCAGTTGCCGCAGGATTGGGTGGATAATATCAAGCTTACGATCTCGCGCGTGCTCGACTACTTCTGTGATGTCATTTCCTGCTCGCCTGAGCAGTTGAGATTACCAAAGACTGAAGATGGAATTAGACAGGATGAGGAGGCGTCACGGCTACGCCCTGGCTGGTATGGCGAGGGTGATCAGCGGGAGGAAGAGCCGGAGTTTGCCCTTGCGCTCTGGAATGATGAAAAGCATACCATTCAAGATGTGGCTCAACAGGTGAACCGGGCTTGTCGGGAACGAAACGCCATTGGGGAGGAAAGGGCACATGAGACAAATGATATTGGGAGAAGTGTAATCAGGTACTCGAAAAACCTCTCGGCATTATTGACGACATCCAACATCATCGAGCAGATCAAGGTGACTGCTACCGTGCGTTCTGCTCGGGATATCTTCCGGGAACAAATGTGCGGAACGATTGTCGAGTGGCTTGCGGATGTTGCTGGATGCAGTGTCCAGCAGGATAATGAGATTCTGCGTCACACCATCTGCGAAGAGCTCATGAACACATGGCAGCGGGGAAGTACTGCCTACAACGCGGGCATTGGAATGAAGGGGATCGATGATCACCAGAAAATCGAGAATGGACCTTACCGGACTGTTATGGTTCATATTTCACCAAATGGACCATTGATTGTGGCGCctcctgatgatgatgatgaggatgacgacgaggatgccGGTCTCCCCAATGAAGCGGGgaatgaggaagaagacgacgatgaagacgaggGCGTTCTTAACGAGTATGTCGAAGCTCACGATgcggatgacgaggatgaggagatggagatggaaaTGAACCGGCTGCATGATGATATTGcggatgatgacgaagacaTGGTCATGGGGAATGCCGATGATGCGATGGAAATCGCAGAGACACTCTTGGCTGAGTATGCCCAGGCTCGTGCAGGAACGATCGAGCGGCGGGAACAAGAGGAGGGTCAGGAGGAAGAGACTGAACAGCCCGCTCATGAGGAACAGCCGGATGAGCAGGACGTCAACACAACCGAGAACCAACCTGATTCCCAGTTTTATATCCCCCCCATTCCCAAGACCCCGTCTAGGGCTAGCAGGGCACCTCCGGCAAAGACCCCAGGTTATTGGCAGGTCAAGGCATATATGCCCGTGAAGGGCGAGCATATCCCACCCCACGAGGACCTGTATCAACGGACCCGTCTCGACTGGATGGTTCTTTTCGACCTGCGGCTGTGGAAGAAGACTCGCACAGATCTACGCGACCTCTATATCGGCACCGTGGTCAATGTCCCCGAGTTTAAGCGCGTCATGGGTCTCCGTCTGTCTGCACTGTACACTGCCCTTGCTCAGCTCTACCTGATTGCGGACAGAGAGCCCGACCACTCAATTGTCAACTTATCACTGCAGCTTCTAACCACACCTTCAATCACGGAGGAAATTGTTCTGCGTGGAAACTTCTTGACCAAGGTTATGGCTATTCTCTACACCTTCCTGACCACGAGGCAGGTTGGTGAACCATATGAAGTTAACCCCAACGCGATCCTGGCGTTTGATTCTGGATCAGTCAGCAACCGCCGTCTGTACCATTTCTTCCTGGACTTGCGCCATCTGCTCCAGTCCGAGTACGTCCAGAAGCGTGTTCGGACGGAGGAGCAATACCTTTCCCAGTTCCTGGACCTCGTCAAGTTGTCGCAAGGAATCTGCCCGAACTTGCGTGCTGTGGGAGAACATGTGGAGTACGAGACAGATTCGTGGATCACTGCATCTATCCTCATGCGCGAGATCAACCGCCTCTGCTGTCAGTTTTGCGAGGCCTTCCGGGAGCCGGGACTTGACAGTGGTCGCAACCTTTTAAGAGCTGTCTGGGTCGCTACCATCTCGGCTGTGGTGCATTCTGTGGGTATCGAGCGTTCACGGTTTAAGCAGGCTGAGATCAAGGATTACATCCGGTTCAAGTCCTTGCCGTGCTTCGACTTTGAGGCAAACGAGTCCGGTCAGATGCCCCGCCATCGCGTGGTGGACTTTGTTGTGGAGAAAGGGTCGATCAGTTTCCACCATGCACTGCACTACACGCTGTCGTGGTTGATTGAGTGTGGTCGCAACATCAGCAACACATTGGTGCGCGAGATCCTGCTGGATGCTGCCCAGACTGCCAACGCCAAGTACATCCACGACAGCGAACTCAGTTCCGAGGATCTGCTGCTCGCCATGTTCGATTATCCGCTCAGAGTTTGCGCTTGGCTCGCACAGATGAAGGCCGGCATGTGGGTTCGCAACGGTCTCAGTCTTCGCCACCAAATGTCTCAGTACCGGGGTGTGTCGTCTCGCGACTTTGCGTACTACCgtgatatcttcctcctccagacTGCCATGGTAACCTGTGATCCTAGTCGGGTTCTCGCATCCATTGCTGAACGATTCCACGTCGCGGACTGGATGACACGGGATTACACCCCGCGACAGGAGTGGGAAGAGTCTCAGATCGTTGATGTTGCTGAGGAGTTTGTTCATCTGTTGGTTATCATGTTGACGGACCGATCTTCTCTCACGGCCAGTGACGACAGCGATGCTGTTATGGAGGAGAACATTATCCGGGACATCGCGCATGTGCTGTGCTTCAAGCCTCTTTCATTCTCTGACCTTTCGACCCGCCTCAGCGACAAGCTGCTCGACTCTGATATGTTCCAAGACGTGCTGGAGGAAGTCGCCAACTTCCGTCCGCCTGAGGGATTGAATGACACGGGTACATTCGAGTTGAAGCCGGAATACATCGACATGATCGACCCGTACAGCGCCCACTACACCAAGAACCAGCGCGACGAAGCAGAGAATGTCTACCGGGAGTGGGTGGCCAAAGAGACAGGCAAGAAGGCATCGGATGTTGTCTTTGAGCCGAAGCTGCGGCCCATCAACACCGGTGCTTTCTCTGACCTTGCTGGATTCACGCGGACGCCACTTTTTGCGCAGATCGTCCACCAGACTCTCGACTATGTGATGACTGCCAAGGACCGTACACCAACTATCCCGCCGACTCGCGTTGAAACGTTCCTTCAGGTGGTGCTGCATTTGGTTCTCTCTGCTACGCTGGAAGATCACACCACGGAAGGTGATGTGCCCAGAGCATCGTTTGTCTCCCATGCTCTGTCAAAGGCCAGAATGACACAAGCAGGCCACTTGACTATCGTCGGGCTGCTGGAGAAAATCTCCGACATTAGCGACTTCTCAGCGTGCCAGCCTAAGATTCGCCACATCCTTAAGAAGTTTTGGCAGAAGCGCCCTAGAGCATATGAATCGGCGACCGCTTCGCTCAGGTTCCCGTTCGACAGGGTCGACACTGACTCTCCCGCTGGCGAAGTTGACAACAGCGAAAAGGAGCTCAAGAAGAAGCAAGCTCTGGAGAGACAAGCGAAGGTGATGGCTCAgttccagcagcagcaacaaaaCTTCATGAACACTCAAGGCGGCATTGACTGGGGCGTTGATGAAGATTTGAGTGATCTTGAGTCCGAAGCTGGGGCTGCTCCTGAGGAAGCCAAGGTCTGGAAGTACCCCAGCGGGACTTGCATTCTTTGCCAGGAGGAAACCAATGATTCGAGGGTCTATGGTACATTTGCACTCGTTCAGGACAGCAGTATCCTGAGGCAGACGGATGTTCGGGATCCGGACTGGATCAGGGAAGTCCTCAAGACCCCATCTAGCTTGGATATGTCCGCGGATCATCTGCGTCCGTTTGGTGTCGCAGGCGAGAATCATACTACGGTACGAAGACTGGACTCGTCCGGTGGGGAGGTGATCAGCGAGAAGATTGGATTGAGTAAGGGATTTAATGCGGATAACATGGTCCGGGGTCCTGTCACGACTGGTTGCGGTCATATCATGCACTACTCGTGCTTCGAAGTGTACTACACCGCGACACAGAGACGCCACACTCAGCAGATCGCCAGAAACCACCCGGAGCGTCTGACCTGCCAGGAGTTCGTTTGTCCTCTTTGCAAAGCCCTGGGTAACGCATTCCTACCCATCACCTGGAAGGGCAAGGAAGAGTCGTACCCTGGTGCTTTAAATGTCTCCACCTCTTTCGGCGAATTCATTAACTCAGAAGTCAAGTCTGCTCTCACGCAACCGCGGAACCACGCGCTCCTCACGGGTGATGATAACTCGCAACTGCAGTCCTACCAGGATCTGTTTGCCGAGTATCTGTCCAAGACGTTGGTCCCTCCTGTTGCCGCCAAGGTTGAACAACTTATGTCGTCGTCCCTTCCATCGACAGCTCATTATGTCCCGCCTGCGCGGATGCCGATGCCGGGGCTGTTCCCTACTACAGAAGATATTACGGCTTCCAGCCCGTTGCCGCAGGTTGCTAGTCCCGGTGATAGCCCGATGTCCGAACTTCTTCAGATCTACAGGCGGTTGAAGAAGACAATACAGCTGAACGAAATTCAATCGTCGTTCAACTATCCCACAGACATCATGACAGGTGACGCCCTGGTTCACACTGACTCGTTGATTCGGAGCTTCGGGTTCAGCATTGCCTCTGTGGAAATCTCGCAGCGTGGCGTGGAGTCTGAGTTTGGCGCAACTCTGCTGGACAAGATTCCCCAGTTGACGCTTACTCACCTGCGTGTCCTGGCGGAGACGGCACTGTCTTATGCTGCAGTTGGGTCCCTGCACAACAACGGCGGGTCGATAAGTCGTTCTGCGGTGGAGTTCCGGGACATGCATCGCCAGAAAATCTGCCAGTTATTCGTGGGTCATCCTTGCCTGGCTGAGACGTCACTTCCGGACTGTGCGAGTGAGATTGAGCCATTACTTTCTAAGGATATTTTCGTGTTCTTGGCTGAATGCTCACTTTCGCTTCTGCCGGTGCTACAGATCAACGTGCGACATTTGGTGCAGATGTGTTATGTGGCAGAGATTGTCAAGGTTGCTGCAACTTACATCCTGGAGCCTCGTGGACTCAAGCAAGAACTGGCTCAGAATGGGGACGCCCACTATTTGATGAATGTTGAGCTGTCTGACGAAGCGTTCAGCTCCACTAAGCAATTCTTCGATTCCATCGTGGCTGCACTTCGTGCGAACTCGGCAGACTTTGGCTACGTCAAGGAAGGCGAGGGATCCGCGACTTCTGGAGTGGTTATTGCATTGAGACGTTTGATATCGAGCTACGCGTTGACCTTCCTCCGCAAGACTGTAATTTTGCTGCATGTACAGCATGGCGTTGAGTTCCCTAACGCCGGCCTCGACGAGAGTACGGAACTCGACCGCCTCACGAGGGCCCTGCACCTCCCGTCGCTCGACGAGCTTTTCGCATCTGTGAACCCCACGCAGAGAAACGATCCGTTCGGTGCAGTGATCTCTGGTTGGCTCAACCACTTCGATGCCTTCGATCGTGCCGGCGATTCGAAACTGCCTAGTCTTTCTCACCCGGCAATCTTCGAGCTCATTGGATTGCCCGAATACTTCGACAGTTTGATCGAAGAGGCCAACCGCCGACGATGCCCGAGCTCGAAGAAGGAATTGACCGACCCGAGTATCTGCCTGTTCTGCGGAGACATTTTCTGCTCCCAGGCCGTGTGCTGTATGAAGGATAAGCTGGGCGGATGTAATCAGCATCTTCAGAA ATGCGGCAAAAACATCggcctcttcatcaacatcCGCAAATGTACCGTCCTTTACCTCCACAACCACAACGGCTCCTGGCATTTTGCCCCGTACCTCGACCGACACGGCGAAGTCGACCCCGGCCTGCGACGCAACCGCCAACTCATCCTTAACCAGAAGCGGTATGACCGGCTTCTAAGGGATGTGTGGCTGTCACATGGGGTTCCGGCGACGATTAGTAGGAAGTTGGAGGCTGATATCAATAACGGGGGTTGGGAGACTATCTAA